Part of the Aquimarina sp. MAR_2010_214 genome is shown below.
GCAAAGGATTTTGAAGTAACACCAGAAACAAATCATAAACAAACAGTATCAACTCCTGCTTCAGATAATTCTAGCTCTAGTATTAAAGAAAGAATAGATTCAATTATTGCTAAATCTAAAGATTTTAATAAAAAACATGAGGACAAGAAACAAAAGGAGAAAGAAGATACGATTAAAAAAGATAACAATACAGAGGAGGTTACATTAAACCCTACAATCAATGATTTTTATGGAGATCCGAATAACCGTGATAATGAGATTCCTGAGAAACTAATTATAAAATCAGAAGATAATCCCGAAGACATTGCAATGGAGGTCGAAACTACAATAGAAGAAGAGGTAGTTGGAGACTTAAGTGCTAAATTGGTTAAAGATTTTGGTGAATTTGATCCAAAATTAGAGCTAGGAAACTATAAATTTCCGGCAATTAGCTTATTAAAGGATTATACCACACAATCAGGAGGAATTACAATTGATCAGGGCGAGTTAGAAGAAAATAAAAATCGAATTGTAGAGACACTTAAGAATTATAAAATTGAAATTGCCCAAATTAAGGCAACAGTTGGTCCTACAGTAACATTATACGAAATTGTACCAGAAGCCGGAATTAGAATTTCTAAAATTAAGAATTTAGAAGATGATATCGCGTTATCATTGGCGGCTTTAGGAATTCGTATAATAGCTCCGATACCTGGTAAAGGAACTATTGGTATAGAGGTGCCCAATAAGAATGCTACTATTGTATCAATGCGATCTGCAATTTCATCTTCAAAGTTTCAGAACGCAGAAATGGAATTGCCATTATCTTTGGGTAAAACGATTTCGAATGAAACATTTGTAGTTGATCTTGCCAAAATGCCTCACCTTCTTATGGCTGGAGCTACGGGACAAGGAAAATCTGTTGGACTTAATGCGATACTTACATCGCTGCTTTATAAAAAACATCCCGCAGAAGTAAAATTTGTTTTGGTAGATCCTAAAAAAGTAGAACTTACTTTATTTAATAAGATCGAACGACACTACTTGGCCAAATTACCAGATACAGAAGAGGCTATTATTACAGATAATACAAAGGTGATTAATACACTTAATTCTTTGTGTATCGAGATGGATGCTCGGTATGATCTGTTAAAACAAGCAATGGTTAGAAATATTAAGGAATATAATGTAAAGTTTAAAGCAAGGAAGCTAAATCCTGAAAACGGCCATAAATTTTTACCATATATTGTACTGGTAGTAGATGAGTTTGCAGACCTTATTATGACCGCAGGAAAAGAAGTAGAAACTCCTATAGCCAGATTGGCTCAATTGGCTCGTGCAATTGGGATACATCTTATTATAGCTACCCAACGACCATCTGTAAATGTAATAACAGGTATGATTAAAGCTAATTTCCCTGCAAGAATTGCATTTAGAGTAACTTCTAAAATAGATTCTCGTACAATTTTAGATACAGGAGGAGCAGATCAATTAATTGGTAGAGGAGATATGTTGTATACACAAGGGAATGATATTGTAAGAATACAATGTGCCTTTGTTGATACACCAGAAGTAGAGCGAATAACAGATTATATTGGTAGTCAAAAAGCATATCCAGATGCGCATCTGTTGCCCGAATATGTAGGTGAAGAAAGTGGCACAGGTCTTGATATAGATAAAAAGGATAGAGATAAACTTTTTGCTGAAGCTGCAGAAGTAATTGTAACAGCTCAGCAAGGGTCGGCGTCTTTATTACAAAGGAAATTAAAATTAGGGTACAATCGAGCAGGTCGATTAATTGATCAATTAGAAGCTGCAGGAATTGTAGGCCCTTTTGAAGGAAGTAAAGCAAGACAGGTTTTAGTACCTGATTTAATTTCACTTCAGCAGTTGCTTGATAGTGAGTAATATGCTGATAATATAGTAGTAATAATTAGTAATTAAAGAAGAATAAATAAAATGATAAAAAAAGCAATATTTATACTATTTGTATTAGGCATAACTACTGCACAAGCCCAAAACGCCAAAGGCCTTTTGGATGAGGTTTCTAAAAAAGTAAATAGCTACTCTAATATTGTTATTAACTTTAAATATTCTATTAATAATCAGGCAGAAAATGTTGCTCAAGAAACCAGAGGAGATGTAACATTACAAGGAAACAAATACCTGCTTAATATTATGGGAACTAAGCGTATGTATGATGGTAAGAAGTTGCACGTGATTGTTCCAGAAGATGAAGAAATCAATATTTCTTCTCAAGATGAGGATGATGGTACCAGTGTAACCCCTTCAAAAATGCTAACTTTTTATGAAGATGGATATACCTATAAAATGGATATTGTTCAGGATGTAAAAGGTAGAAAAATTCAATATGTAAAATTGATACCGATTGACTCAAAAAGTGATTTAAAAGAAATTTTACTTGGTATTGACAAGCAAACAAAGCATATTTACA
Proteins encoded:
- a CDS encoding outer membrane lipoprotein carrier protein LolA produces the protein MIKKAIFILFVLGITTAQAQNAKGLLDEVSKKVNSYSNIVINFKYSINNQAENVAQETRGDVTLQGNKYLLNIMGTKRMYDGKKLHVIVPEDEEINISSQDEDDGTSVTPSKMLTFYEDGYTYKMDIVQDVKGRKIQYVKLIPIDSKSDLKEILLGIDKQTKHIYKMIQKQNNGTNVTITVNSFKTNQPLSKTLFVFDKSKYENYYINRLD
- a CDS encoding DNA translocase FtsK: MAKRKVSTKRKTTKKPKTPLKEKFTLSRQQKVVLGSFLFFLGIGLFFAFVSFFFNWKIDQSEISQFYNRTSSPKNWLSKFGATVSHFFIFKGFGISALVIPVLTSLTGVYLFFDLNKKKLFGFWFWGGLVMLWVSVVLGFVEKDGGLLAGIIGYETNDFLRDYIGFIGTVLVLAFFAIVYIVVRLRYTPEKISDSLKNTQKAIAKDFEVTPETNHKQTVSTPASDNSSSSIKERIDSIIAKSKDFNKKHEDKKQKEKEDTIKKDNNTEEVTLNPTINDFYGDPNNRDNEIPEKLIIKSEDNPEDIAMEVETTIEEEVVGDLSAKLVKDFGEFDPKLELGNYKFPAISLLKDYTTQSGGITIDQGELEENKNRIVETLKNYKIEIAQIKATVGPTVTLYEIVPEAGIRISKIKNLEDDIALSLAALGIRIIAPIPGKGTIGIEVPNKNATIVSMRSAISSSKFQNAEMELPLSLGKTISNETFVVDLAKMPHLLMAGATGQGKSVGLNAILTSLLYKKHPAEVKFVLVDPKKVELTLFNKIERHYLAKLPDTEEAIITDNTKVINTLNSLCIEMDARYDLLKQAMVRNIKEYNVKFKARKLNPENGHKFLPYIVLVVDEFADLIMTAGKEVETPIARLAQLARAIGIHLIIATQRPSVNVITGMIKANFPARIAFRVTSKIDSRTILDTGGADQLIGRGDMLYTQGNDIVRIQCAFVDTPEVERITDYIGSQKAYPDAHLLPEYVGEESGTGLDIDKKDRDKLFAEAAEVIVTAQQGSASLLQRKLKLGYNRAGRLIDQLEAAGIVGPFEGSKARQVLVPDLISLQQLLDSE